A stretch of Mobula birostris isolate sMobBir1 chromosome 2, sMobBir1.hap1, whole genome shotgun sequence DNA encodes these proteins:
- the tdrkh gene encoding tudor and KH domain-containing protein isoform X3, whose amino-acid sequence MSVNSAWTNLTTAEKVILAVALPAGAVAMYILYRRYRESRGRGGECIHAICLTTGAKIVCEKKPGDHLTDLGRLVRISGTRQEVASAKAIILAKMEEEMAFQQKLACLAVSRRNRKQPVGKRLERVLPAASQAGTPASPDEVWASGISEEEEEGRRISPTISVEPSVESQPGSDLCQVSKFEVPSPDFSFLADEHLEVYVSASENPSHFWIQILGSRCLQLDNLTSEMSRYYSSSTGTAEAFVPKVGDIVAAPCQSDGFWYRARVLGFLENGNADLYYVDFGDNGEVSIGNMRHLRSDFLSLPFQAVECSLDGIQPAGEGWSEEAMDCFDALTYCAKWKVLLARICSYSQRGGVTRPQVQLFDRTSDKNLNIGDELVRLGHAVQCTHHDGAAVGDGLDTSGQTVATSLQMLLNDVTGGVDGGSVSEVPAGSVQPQPSVPQQSHSEPSVITSSGAVAVKDTFLLDH is encoded by the exons ATGTCAGTTAATAGTGCCTGGACCAACCTGACGACGGCAGAGAAGGTGATATTGGCTGTTGCCCTTCCAGCTGGTGCAGTTGCAATGTACATATTGTACAGGAGATACAGAGAGAGTCGGG GCCGAGGAGGAGAGTGTATCCATGCCATCTGTCTGACCACAGGCGCAAAGATTGTATGCGAGAAGAAGCCTGGTGATCACCTTACGGACCTGGGCCGTTTGGTCAGAATCAGTGGGACAAGGCAAGAGGTGGCCTCTGCCAAA gcaaTCATTTTGGCAAAGATGGAGGAGGAGATGGCCTTCCAGCAGAAGCTGGCATGCTTGGCTGTCAGCAGGAGGAACCGCAAGCAGCCTGTTGGCAAACGGCTAGAGAGGGTTTTGCCTGCCGCCTCCCAGGCCGGGACCCCTGCCTCGCCAGATGAAGTGTGGGCATCAGGCATCAgcgaggaggaagaggaggggcGCAGGATCAGCCCCACTATCTCAGTTGAGCCCTCGGTGGAAAGCCAGCCAGGCAGTGACTTGTGCCAGGTGTCCAAATTTGAAG TTCCCAGTCCTGACTTCAGTTTCCTTGCAGACGAACATCTGGAAGTTTACGTCTCAGCGTCGGAAAACCCTAGTCACTTCTGGATCCAGATCCTGGGCTCCAGGTGTCTGCAGCTTGACAACCTGACCTCTGAGATGTCCCGCTATTACAGCAGCTCCACTGGTACT GCTGAGGCATTTGTCCCCAAGGTGGGTGACATTGTGGCAGCACCGTGCCAGAGTGATGGCTTCTGGTATCGAGCTCGTGTGCTGGGCTTCCTGGAGAATGGGAATGCGGACCTCTATTATGTGGATTTTGGAGACAATGGGGAGGTGTCGATCGGGAATATGCGACACCTGAG GAGTGATTTCCTGAGCTTACCATTCCAGGCTGTCGAATGCAGTCTTGACGGAATCCAGCCAGCCG gggagggctggtcagaggaaGCGATGGATTGTTTTGACGCTCTTACCTACTGCGCAAAGTGGAAGGTCCTCCTAGCCCGCATCTGCAGTTACTCTCAGCGCGGGGGTGTCACCAGACCACAGGTGCAGTTGTTTGATCGCACCAGCGACAAG AACTTGAACATTGGGGATGAACTGGTTCGGCTGGGACACGCAGTGCAGTGCACTCATCATGACGGTGCTGCAGTGGGAGACGGACTGGACACGAGTGGCCAGACTGTGGCAACATCCCTTCAAATGCTGCTG AATGATGTCACTGGTGGCGTGGATGGAGGCTCAGTCTCTGAAGTGCCTGCAGGGAGTGTACAGCCACAGCCATCAGTTCCTCAGCAGAGTCACTCAG
- the tdrkh gene encoding tudor and KH domain-containing protein isoform X1 translates to MSVNSAWTNLTTAEKVILAVALPAGAVAMYILYRRYRESRDERFVLVGDNQIAVDMKVPGDSVKAIVGQQGSTIKQLLKETGARIEIEDSKKTDGEGGVAERLLTIVGSPLQVCKAKVAIHQLLAENVRITEELYIPQRALGRIIGRGGECIHAICLTTGAKIVCEKKPGDHLTDLGRLVRISGTRQEVASAKAIILAKMEEEMAFQQKLACLAVSRRNRKQPVGKRLERVLPAASQAGTPASPDEVWASGISEEEEEGRRISPTISVEPSVESQPGSDLCQVSKFEVPSPDFSFLADEHLEVYVSASENPSHFWIQILGSRCLQLDNLTSEMSRYYSSSTGTAEAFVPKVGDIVAAPCQSDGFWYRARVLGFLENGNADLYYVDFGDNGEVSIGNMRHLRSDFLSLPFQAVECSLDGIQPAGEGWSEEAMDCFDALTYCAKWKVLLARICSYSQRGGVTRPQVQLFDRTSDKNLNIGDELVRLGHAVQCTHHDGAAVGDGLDTSGQTVATSLQMLLNDVTGGVDGGSVSEVPAGSVQPQPSVPQQSHSEPSVITSSGAVAVKDTFLLDH, encoded by the exons ATGTCAGTTAATAGTGCCTGGACCAACCTGACGACGGCAGAGAAGGTGATATTGGCTGTTGCCCTTCCAGCTGGTGCAGTTGCAATGTACATATTGTACAGGAGATACAGAGAGAGTCGGG ATGAGCGCTTCGTGTTGGTCGGTGACAATCAGATAGCCGTGGACATGAAAGTTCCTGGTGATAGCGTTAAGGCCATAGTAGGGCAGCAGGGCTCCACTATTAAACAG CTGCTAAAGGAGACAGGTGCCCGCATTGAAATTGAGGATAGCAAGAAGACTGATGGTGAGGGTGGGGTTGCAGAGAGACTCCTCACTATCGTCGGGTCGCCATTGCAGGTATGCAAGGCCAAAGTTGCCATCCACCAGCTTCTGGCCGAAAACGTGAGGATCACCGAGGAGCTGTATATTCCCCAGCGAGCATTGGGACGTATTATAG GCCGAGGAGGAGAGTGTATCCATGCCATCTGTCTGACCACAGGCGCAAAGATTGTATGCGAGAAGAAGCCTGGTGATCACCTTACGGACCTGGGCCGTTTGGTCAGAATCAGTGGGACAAGGCAAGAGGTGGCCTCTGCCAAA gcaaTCATTTTGGCAAAGATGGAGGAGGAGATGGCCTTCCAGCAGAAGCTGGCATGCTTGGCTGTCAGCAGGAGGAACCGCAAGCAGCCTGTTGGCAAACGGCTAGAGAGGGTTTTGCCTGCCGCCTCCCAGGCCGGGACCCCTGCCTCGCCAGATGAAGTGTGGGCATCAGGCATCAgcgaggaggaagaggaggggcGCAGGATCAGCCCCACTATCTCAGTTGAGCCCTCGGTGGAAAGCCAGCCAGGCAGTGACTTGTGCCAGGTGTCCAAATTTGAAG TTCCCAGTCCTGACTTCAGTTTCCTTGCAGACGAACATCTGGAAGTTTACGTCTCAGCGTCGGAAAACCCTAGTCACTTCTGGATCCAGATCCTGGGCTCCAGGTGTCTGCAGCTTGACAACCTGACCTCTGAGATGTCCCGCTATTACAGCAGCTCCACTGGTACT GCTGAGGCATTTGTCCCCAAGGTGGGTGACATTGTGGCAGCACCGTGCCAGAGTGATGGCTTCTGGTATCGAGCTCGTGTGCTGGGCTTCCTGGAGAATGGGAATGCGGACCTCTATTATGTGGATTTTGGAGACAATGGGGAGGTGTCGATCGGGAATATGCGACACCTGAG GAGTGATTTCCTGAGCTTACCATTCCAGGCTGTCGAATGCAGTCTTGACGGAATCCAGCCAGCCG gggagggctggtcagaggaaGCGATGGATTGTTTTGACGCTCTTACCTACTGCGCAAAGTGGAAGGTCCTCCTAGCCCGCATCTGCAGTTACTCTCAGCGCGGGGGTGTCACCAGACCACAGGTGCAGTTGTTTGATCGCACCAGCGACAAG AACTTGAACATTGGGGATGAACTGGTTCGGCTGGGACACGCAGTGCAGTGCACTCATCATGACGGTGCTGCAGTGGGAGACGGACTGGACACGAGTGGCCAGACTGTGGCAACATCCCTTCAAATGCTGCTG AATGATGTCACTGGTGGCGTGGATGGAGGCTCAGTCTCTGAAGTGCCTGCAGGGAGTGTACAGCCACAGCCATCAGTTCCTCAGCAGAGTCACTCAG
- the tdrkh gene encoding tudor and KH domain-containing protein isoform X2 has protein sequence MKVPGDSVKAIVGQQGSTIKQLLKETGARIEIEDSKKTDGEGGVAERLLTIVGSPLQVCKAKVAIHQLLAENVRITEELYIPQRALGRIIGRGGECIHAICLTTGAKIVCEKKPGDHLTDLGRLVRISGTRQEVASAKAIILAKMEEEMAFQQKLACLAVSRRNRKQPVGKRLERVLPAASQAGTPASPDEVWASGISEEEEEGRRISPTISVEPSVESQPGSDLCQVSKFEVPSPDFSFLADEHLEVYVSASENPSHFWIQILGSRCLQLDNLTSEMSRYYSSSTGTAEAFVPKVGDIVAAPCQSDGFWYRARVLGFLENGNADLYYVDFGDNGEVSIGNMRHLRSDFLSLPFQAVECSLDGIQPAGEGWSEEAMDCFDALTYCAKWKVLLARICSYSQRGGVTRPQVQLFDRTSDKNLNIGDELVRLGHAVQCTHHDGAAVGDGLDTSGQTVATSLQMLLNDVTGGVDGGSVSEVPAGSVQPQPSVPQQSHSEPSVITSSGAVAVKDTFLLDH, from the exons ATGAAAGTTCCTGGTGATAGCGTTAAGGCCATAGTAGGGCAGCAGGGCTCCACTATTAAACAG CTGCTAAAGGAGACAGGTGCCCGCATTGAAATTGAGGATAGCAAGAAGACTGATGGTGAGGGTGGGGTTGCAGAGAGACTCCTCACTATCGTCGGGTCGCCATTGCAGGTATGCAAGGCCAAAGTTGCCATCCACCAGCTTCTGGCCGAAAACGTGAGGATCACCGAGGAGCTGTATATTCCCCAGCGAGCATTGGGACGTATTATAG GCCGAGGAGGAGAGTGTATCCATGCCATCTGTCTGACCACAGGCGCAAAGATTGTATGCGAGAAGAAGCCTGGTGATCACCTTACGGACCTGGGCCGTTTGGTCAGAATCAGTGGGACAAGGCAAGAGGTGGCCTCTGCCAAA gcaaTCATTTTGGCAAAGATGGAGGAGGAGATGGCCTTCCAGCAGAAGCTGGCATGCTTGGCTGTCAGCAGGAGGAACCGCAAGCAGCCTGTTGGCAAACGGCTAGAGAGGGTTTTGCCTGCCGCCTCCCAGGCCGGGACCCCTGCCTCGCCAGATGAAGTGTGGGCATCAGGCATCAgcgaggaggaagaggaggggcGCAGGATCAGCCCCACTATCTCAGTTGAGCCCTCGGTGGAAAGCCAGCCAGGCAGTGACTTGTGCCAGGTGTCCAAATTTGAAG TTCCCAGTCCTGACTTCAGTTTCCTTGCAGACGAACATCTGGAAGTTTACGTCTCAGCGTCGGAAAACCCTAGTCACTTCTGGATCCAGATCCTGGGCTCCAGGTGTCTGCAGCTTGACAACCTGACCTCTGAGATGTCCCGCTATTACAGCAGCTCCACTGGTACT GCTGAGGCATTTGTCCCCAAGGTGGGTGACATTGTGGCAGCACCGTGCCAGAGTGATGGCTTCTGGTATCGAGCTCGTGTGCTGGGCTTCCTGGAGAATGGGAATGCGGACCTCTATTATGTGGATTTTGGAGACAATGGGGAGGTGTCGATCGGGAATATGCGACACCTGAG GAGTGATTTCCTGAGCTTACCATTCCAGGCTGTCGAATGCAGTCTTGACGGAATCCAGCCAGCCG gggagggctggtcagaggaaGCGATGGATTGTTTTGACGCTCTTACCTACTGCGCAAAGTGGAAGGTCCTCCTAGCCCGCATCTGCAGTTACTCTCAGCGCGGGGGTGTCACCAGACCACAGGTGCAGTTGTTTGATCGCACCAGCGACAAG AACTTGAACATTGGGGATGAACTGGTTCGGCTGGGACACGCAGTGCAGTGCACTCATCATGACGGTGCTGCAGTGGGAGACGGACTGGACACGAGTGGCCAGACTGTGGCAACATCCCTTCAAATGCTGCTG AATGATGTCACTGGTGGCGTGGATGGAGGCTCAGTCTCTGAAGTGCCTGCAGGGAGTGTACAGCCACAGCCATCAGTTCCTCAGCAGAGTCACTCAG